Part of the Triticum urartu cultivar G1812 chromosome 2, Tu2.1, whole genome shotgun sequence genome, TCTACGGTTGATGAGAATTTACATTGAGTTCAGCATTAAAGTATTTAATTGTTGCTTTTGTGATTGCTACTGTTTCATGGTTTCAGAAACATGTCTATTGTGGACTGTTTCATAGCTTATCTTTTCCAATCTGTTATCTACATATATCTACCTCATGTTAATGCACTATCAAAATTGTCTCATTAATTCTTGTCACTTTCTCAAGTAAAAATTATCCTTTGCCTGGCTTGCCCCTAATTATATAAACCCTGTCAGAATTCTAAATCTTATTTCATATGCAGAACTCAAAGaatttcaagaaagatcattgCTTCAAGGTGGCAGCGGCCACAACATAATTGACATCAAAACTAGATCTGGCTCCTACATATCCGGTCTTGCTCGGTTATATTTCTTTTTTCCATTCCGTTATATACCTACGTATATGATTGGTTTGCTACTACAGTACTAGCTACTAGCCAACAATATGTGTTTATGACTCTCATCAAGAGTGATTAATCATAGTAAATTATGTGCCAGCTTATGTGAGTCCAATCGATCTATCTTTTACTGGCATTACCCATTGTGTAGATTGGGATTATCTGCACCAACCTTCATAGACTCCCAAAACTATCCTAGGATTATCAGTTTCTCAAACAATTGAAGTTGCAGCCTATGTGAAATCTTTATTGCCTGATATGGTAGCACTaactatttttctttattttatGAATCACAGTCTAAAGGCTCAAAAGCAGTTGACCATTACCTGTCACAGTATACAAGACACCTATCTAATATTGGGGAAAATGTATGTATTTTCTCAAGCAGCTATGTGGATATAGGTCTTGCTGAAAATTTGTAACTGATCTTGTAAT contains:
- the LOC125537478 gene encoding uncharacterized protein LOC125537478 isoform X2, with the protein product MARARLEEQVAYKVASRSNDWNIGSAENAVTELKEFQERSLLQGGSGHNIIDIKTRSGSYISGLARLKAQKQLTITCHSIQDTYLILGKIQLICSYVNHTPN